Proteins from one Effusibacillus lacus genomic window:
- the tpiA gene encoding triose-phosphate isomerase — MSRTPIIAGNWKMFKTIAEAKEFAMVVTNELQGVTGADMVVCAPFTALAALRDALTGSNLLLGAQNVHFAEEGAYTGEISPRMLTELGVRYVIIGHSERRAYFNETDETVNKKVHASLKHSLIPIICVGEDLDQREAGQTFTIVEEQTRAAIAGVAANQAAELVIAYEPIWAIGTGKSSTAQDANEVIGHIRKTLAHILDQETANRIRIQYGGSVKPDNIGEFLAQTEIDGALVGGASLVPDSYVGLVRGAVTKEK; from the coding sequence ATGTCGCGCACTCCCATCATCGCGGGAAACTGGAAGATGTTCAAGACAATCGCCGAGGCAAAAGAGTTTGCTATGGTCGTTACGAATGAATTGCAAGGAGTAACCGGTGCGGACATGGTTGTCTGTGCGCCTTTTACTGCACTGGCTGCTCTAAGGGATGCATTGACAGGCAGCAACCTGCTGCTGGGGGCGCAAAACGTACACTTCGCAGAAGAGGGGGCTTATACGGGGGAAATCTCCCCCCGCATGCTGACCGAACTCGGAGTCCGGTATGTAATCATTGGTCACTCGGAGCGCCGGGCCTATTTTAACGAAACGGATGAAACGGTCAACAAGAAGGTTCATGCATCTCTGAAGCATTCCCTGATTCCCATTATTTGTGTCGGGGAAGACCTGGACCAGCGGGAGGCAGGCCAAACCTTCACCATCGTGGAGGAACAGACACGGGCTGCCATCGCGGGAGTTGCTGCAAATCAAGCAGCCGAATTGGTCATTGCCTATGAACCGATTTGGGCAATTGGCACCGGAAAATCCTCCACTGCCCAGGATGCAAACGAAGTGATTGGACACATCCGCAAAACTTTGGCTCATATTCTTGATCAGGAAACCGCCAATCGGATTCGCATTCAGTACGGTGGGTCCGTGAAACCGGACAATATCGGCGAGTTCCTTGCACAAACGGAAATTGACGGAGCCTTGGTGGGTGGAGCCAGTTTGGTGCCGGATTCCTATGTGGGACTGGTACGGGGAGCCGTAACCAAAGAGAAATAG
- a CDS encoding phosphoglycerate kinase, protein MNKKSVRDIDVHGKRVFVRVDFNVPLEDGKITDDTRIQAALPTIRYLIDQGAKVILASHLGRPKGEVNPKYSLEPVAVRLSELLGKNVEKTSDSIGPQVMERIALMENGDVLLLENVRFHKGEEKNDPELSRRFAELADIYVNDAFGTAHRAHSSTAGIAAYLPAVAGFLMEKEISVMGNALSNPERPFTAIIGGAKVSDKISVIENLLDKVDRLLIGGGMANTFLAGLGHRLGKSLVESDKLQIAKELVERAKNTGVALLLPVDLVVATGFSADAEHKAVGLDEVPADWMALDIGPKTIASYREAIRSSKTVIWNGPMGVFEFDAFAKGTNEVARAVAEVDGTTIVGGGDSVAAVEKSGLADSMTHISTGGGASLEFLEGKVLPGVAVLHDK, encoded by the coding sequence ATGAACAAGAAAAGTGTCCGGGATATTGATGTACATGGCAAACGAGTATTTGTGAGAGTGGATTTTAACGTTCCCTTGGAAGACGGAAAAATCACCGACGATACACGGATTCAGGCAGCATTGCCAACCATCCGGTACCTGATCGACCAGGGAGCGAAGGTGATTCTCGCCAGCCATTTGGGACGACCCAAAGGGGAAGTCAATCCAAAGTATAGCCTGGAACCTGTGGCGGTTCGTTTATCGGAACTTCTGGGCAAGAACGTGGAAAAGACCAGTGATTCCATCGGGCCGCAAGTGATGGAGCGCATTGCGCTGATGGAAAACGGGGATGTACTTTTGTTGGAGAACGTCCGCTTCCATAAGGGAGAGGAAAAAAACGACCCTGAACTCTCCCGCCGGTTTGCGGAACTTGCGGACATCTACGTGAATGACGCTTTTGGCACAGCGCACAGGGCCCATTCGTCCACGGCGGGCATAGCTGCCTATCTTCCGGCGGTAGCCGGCTTTCTGATGGAAAAGGAAATTTCCGTCATGGGCAATGCGCTGTCCAATCCTGAGCGGCCTTTTACCGCGATCATTGGCGGGGCTAAAGTCAGCGACAAGATTTCAGTGATCGAAAACCTGTTGGATAAAGTGGATCGTTTACTGATCGGTGGTGGCATGGCGAACACCTTCTTGGCAGGGCTTGGCCATCGGCTGGGCAAATCCCTGGTTGAGTCCGACAAGCTGCAAATAGCGAAAGAATTGGTGGAAAGGGCAAAGAATACAGGGGTCGCTTTGCTGCTTCCCGTTGACCTCGTCGTTGCCACCGGGTTTTCGGCCGATGCGGAACATAAAGCGGTTGGTTTGGATGAAGTCCCCGCAGACTGGATGGCTCTGGATATCGGACCGAAAACCATCGCCAGCTACCGGGAAGCGATCCGTTCCTCCAAGACGGTAATTTGGAACGGGCCCATGGGTGTATTCGAATTCGACGCCTTTGCCAAAGGAACCAACGAAGTGGCCAGGGCAGTGGCTGAAGTGGACGGCACAACCATTGTGGGAGGCGGAGATTCGGTTGCTGCTGTCGAGAAGAGCGGTTTGGCTGACTCCATGACCCATATCTCCACAGGCGGCGGAGCGTCGCTTGAATTTCTGGAGGGCAAAGTGCTGCCGGGTGTAGCCGTCTTGCATGACAAGTAA
- the gap gene encoding type I glyceraldehyde-3-phosphate dehydrogenase, with the protein MTIRVGINGFGRIGRNVFRAAMDNPNIEILAVNDLTDAETLAHLLKYDSVHGVLEAEVEGKEGSLFVNGKEIKVLAEREPGSLPWGHLGVDIVVESTGRFTDKAKAEAHITGGGAKKVIISAPAKNEDITIVMGVNEDKYDPGSHHVISNASCTTNCLAPFAKVLHEKFGIKHGLMTTVHSYTNDQQILDLPHKDLRRARAAALSIIPTSTGAAKAVALVLPELKGKLNGFAMRVPTPNVSVVDLNVEVEKATTVEEVNGVLREAAEGSLKGILGYSEKPLVSSDYNGNPHSSHIDALSTMVIDGTMVKVVSWYDNEWGYSNRVIDLIEYIARKSL; encoded by the coding sequence ATGACAATTCGAGTAGGCATTAACGGTTTTGGACGAATCGGAAGAAACGTGTTTCGGGCAGCCATGGATAACCCAAATATTGAGATTCTGGCTGTCAATGATTTGACTGATGCGGAGACTCTTGCCCATCTGTTGAAATACGACAGTGTTCATGGGGTTCTGGAAGCAGAGGTGGAAGGGAAAGAAGGGTCTCTTTTTGTCAACGGCAAAGAAATCAAAGTATTGGCGGAACGGGAACCGGGGAGCCTGCCCTGGGGACATCTCGGTGTGGATATCGTGGTGGAATCCACCGGCCGTTTTACGGATAAGGCCAAAGCGGAGGCACATATCACCGGGGGTGGTGCCAAGAAAGTCATTATCTCGGCTCCGGCAAAGAACGAAGATATCACCATTGTGATGGGAGTTAACGAAGACAAGTATGATCCTGGTTCTCATCATGTAATCTCCAATGCGTCTTGCACCACCAACTGTCTGGCGCCTTTCGCCAAGGTGCTGCATGAAAAATTCGGGATCAAACACGGTTTGATGACGACAGTCCATTCCTACACGAACGACCAGCAGATTCTTGACCTTCCGCATAAAGATTTGCGCCGTGCGCGCGCTGCAGCTCTTAGCATCATACCGACCTCAACCGGAGCGGCAAAAGCTGTGGCATTAGTTCTTCCTGAACTGAAGGGCAAATTGAACGGTTTTGCAATGCGGGTTCCGACCCCGAACGTATCGGTGGTGGATCTCAATGTGGAAGTGGAGAAAGCAACTACGGTGGAAGAAGTCAACGGGGTCTTAAGAGAGGCTGCAGAAGGTTCGTTGAAGGGGATTCTCGGCTACTCGGAAAAACCGCTTGTATCAAGCGATTATAACGGCAATCCGCATTCCTCCCATATTGACGCTTTGTCCACAATGGTAATAGACGGCACCATGGTCAAGGTGGTGTCCTGGTATGACAATGAGTGGGGCTACTCCAACCGGGTGATTGACCTAATCGAATATATTGCCAGGAAGTCACTCTGA
- a CDS encoding sugar-binding transcriptional regulator produces the protein MKELLAIQQKLIPDLLQEMKRRYRILQQINLAQPIGRRSLAQSLGTTERILRTEVDFLKEQGLIFAEATGMSLTDAGKQVLYSLDEVIREIEGFKDLEQRLSKLLKVSCVIIVPGDSQTDPLVKREMGYVAGQVIKERLQDGVIAVTGGTTVAMIAQMLPKVQSGFQIEVLPARGGVGENVEVQANTIAALFANKLGGTYRMLHVPDNISEEAYHLLLEEPYTQEYITRIQKTRMLIHGIGQAITMASRRGASADVVSLLEEKGAKGEALGYYFAADGQVVHAMNSIGLRMNDLERVETIMAVAGGADKAEAVLAVARGSRQDVLVTDEACAEAILKMTRADDLT, from the coding sequence ATGAAGGAACTGCTTGCAATTCAACAGAAGCTTATACCGGATCTGTTGCAAGAGATGAAAAGACGGTACCGCATTCTGCAGCAGATCAATCTGGCCCAACCAATCGGCAGACGAAGCCTTGCGCAAAGTCTTGGAACAACAGAACGGATCCTGCGTACCGAGGTTGATTTCTTGAAGGAGCAAGGGTTGATCTTTGCCGAGGCGACAGGCATGAGCTTGACGGATGCAGGCAAGCAAGTGCTGTACAGCCTGGATGAAGTGATTCGGGAAATCGAAGGGTTCAAGGATTTGGAACAACGGCTGTCCAAACTGCTCAAGGTTTCCTGTGTGATTATTGTACCCGGTGATTCGCAAACAGATCCGTTGGTCAAGCGGGAGATGGGCTATGTTGCAGGACAAGTGATCAAAGAAAGGCTGCAGGATGGTGTCATTGCCGTTACCGGGGGAACTACAGTAGCCATGATTGCCCAGATGCTGCCGAAAGTGCAATCCGGCTTCCAGATCGAAGTGCTGCCGGCCCGAGGTGGAGTCGGGGAGAACGTGGAGGTGCAGGCGAATACCATTGCGGCTTTGTTTGCCAACAAGCTTGGGGGAACCTACCGGATGCTGCATGTTCCCGATAACATCTCGGAAGAAGCTTATCACCTTTTATTGGAAGAACCCTACACCCAAGAGTACATCACCCGGATTCAGAAGACTCGGATGCTGATTCACGGGATCGGGCAAGCTATCACTATGGCAAGCCGGCGGGGTGCATCGGCGGATGTCGTTTCTCTCCTTGAGGAAAAAGGGGCAAAAGGCGAAGCGCTCGGCTATTATTTTGCAGCGGACGGACAGGTGGTCCACGCCATGAATTCCATCGGTCTGCGCATGAACGATCTTGAACGGGTTGAGACCATAATGGCGGTAGCCGGAGGAGCCGACAAGGCGGAAGCGGTGCTTGCCGTCGCCCGAGGCAGCAGGCAAGACGTTCTGGTTACCGACGAAGCTTGTGCGGAAGCCATATTAAAGATGACACGGGCAGATGATTTGACATAA
- the rpoN gene encoding RNA polymerase factor sigma-54 has translation MRMGYGLWQEQTQKLVMTPELRQAITVLQYSSQELLEYLEEEVAHNPVMELEAPEWLQIAKELRDNRQRSNSRDQHKEFPVESVVRANQSLEEYLNRQLSLVKASPKERQLAAFIIGNLDSNGYLTMKLEEVAEIRGCTRDEAETALRLVQSLEPTGVGARSLEECLLLQALEIRGISPVVLDIIEHHLADVAQGRIGKIASALGVTPKETQQAIDLIRTLDPKPGRWYTHEPPTYISPDVIVERVSGEYVVVVNDQALPRLHINDFYRKVLEQKEDGISRETKEYISGKLNSALWLLRSIEQRRQTLFKVTEAIVDLQKEFLDHGVRKLRPLTLKQVADRIGMHESTVSRATSGKYVQTPRGVFELKYFFTSGVSTEAGDGASAESIKAKIRALVEREDSAQPLSDQKICELLQEEGVRISRRTVAKYREEAGIASSMQRKRY, from the coding sequence ATGCGGATGGGATATGGACTCTGGCAGGAACAAACGCAAAAGCTTGTAATGACACCAGAATTGCGCCAGGCCATCACGGTCTTGCAGTATTCGTCGCAAGAACTTCTCGAATACCTGGAAGAAGAAGTTGCGCACAACCCGGTTATGGAATTGGAAGCGCCTGAATGGTTGCAAATCGCCAAGGAACTGAGGGACAACCGGCAGCGAAGCAACAGCCGTGATCAGCATAAGGAATTCCCTGTTGAATCGGTTGTTCGAGCCAACCAGTCGTTAGAGGAATATCTCAATCGCCAACTGAGCCTGGTCAAAGCATCCCCCAAAGAAAGACAACTGGCCGCCTTTATCATCGGGAATCTCGACTCCAATGGATATTTAACCATGAAACTGGAGGAAGTCGCGGAGATCCGGGGGTGCACCCGGGATGAAGCGGAAACAGCTCTTCGTCTGGTTCAGTCCCTGGAGCCGACTGGGGTGGGTGCGCGTTCGCTCGAAGAATGTCTATTGTTGCAAGCGTTGGAAATCCGGGGAATCAGCCCTGTGGTATTGGATATAATCGAGCATCATTTGGCTGATGTAGCCCAGGGACGTATCGGCAAGATTGCGTCTGCATTAGGGGTTACCCCCAAGGAGACCCAACAGGCGATTGACCTGATCCGGACTCTTGACCCGAAACCGGGCCGTTGGTATACGCATGAGCCGCCGACGTATATTTCCCCCGACGTGATTGTTGAGAGGGTGTCAGGCGAGTATGTGGTGGTAGTGAATGACCAGGCACTTCCTCGTTTGCACATTAATGATTTTTACAGGAAAGTGCTGGAACAGAAAGAGGACGGGATCTCCCGTGAAACCAAGGAGTACATCTCAGGCAAATTGAATTCGGCCCTCTGGCTTCTGCGAAGCATTGAACAGCGCCGGCAAACCCTGTTTAAAGTAACGGAAGCCATTGTGGACCTGCAGAAAGAATTTCTTGACCACGGAGTGCGCAAACTAAGACCGCTCACGTTAAAACAGGTGGCCGACCGGATTGGCATGCACGAATCTACCGTTTCCAGAGCCACTTCCGGTAAGTATGTGCAAACGCCGAGAGGCGTATTTGAGCTTAAATATTTCTTTACATCAGGTGTTTCGACTGAGGCAGGGGATGGTGCATCGGCGGAGAGCATCAAAGCGAAGATCAGGGCGCTGGTGGAACGGGAAGATTCCGCACAACCGTTAAGCGATCAGAAAATATGCGAACTGCTGCAGGAAGAAGGAGTTCGCATATCCCGCCGCACTGTGGCAAAATACCGGGAAGAAGCGGGCATTGCATCATCCATGCAGCGAAAACGATATTGA
- a CDS encoding YetF domain-containing protein, producing the protein MDRSRPLYLIEQGHIQRSNLMRIGRTEPWVRERLQDLQVYDIRQVRYAHLDQFGTLHVHIKS; encoded by the coding sequence GTGGATCGGTCAAGACCGTTGTACCTGATCGAACAGGGACATATTCAGCGTTCCAATTTGATGCGGATTGGGAGAACTGAGCCCTGGGTGCGGGAACGGTTGCAGGATTTGCAAGTTTACGACATTCGGCAGGTTAGGTATGCCCATCTGGATCAGTTTGGCACCTTGCATGTCCATATCAAGTCTTAG
- a CDS encoding pyrroline-5-carboxylate reductase dimerization domain-containing protein — MRIGFIGTGSMGGMLVRAFVRSNLPNTDLAAYTRTMSKLDEIIRQYPNVQKADSAATLAESCNLIFLCVKAGDIRPVLEQINPQLNREKFLISINSAWSLKHLESLTPCKVIKIIPSITQEALAGVILTMYGSRVAPCDQELIETIFRSISFPVIIKEDHLRVCSDLASCGPAFFAYLLKSFSEAAAHLGEIPQETGDHLVSQMIYGLGKLLVEEKMGLEQIINRVAVPGGITEVGLQVLKSETEALFGKVLLATKEKQAHHG, encoded by the coding sequence TTGCGTATAGGATTTATCGGAACGGGCAGCATGGGAGGGATGCTGGTCAGGGCGTTCGTCCGCTCCAATTTGCCCAACACGGACTTGGCAGCCTACACCCGGACGATGTCCAAGCTGGATGAAATCATCCGTCAATATCCCAATGTCCAAAAAGCGGACAGTGCTGCCACACTGGCAGAATCATGCAACCTGATCTTCCTCTGCGTAAAGGCAGGAGACATCCGGCCGGTATTGGAACAAATCAATCCTCAACTTAATAGGGAGAAATTCCTGATCTCGATCAATTCCGCCTGGTCCTTGAAACACCTGGAATCTTTAACTCCCTGTAAAGTGATTAAAATTATCCCCTCCATCACACAGGAAGCCTTGGCCGGTGTGATATTGACCATGTACGGGTCACGGGTTGCGCCCTGCGACCAAGAACTGATTGAAACAATTTTCCGGAGCATCTCCTTCCCTGTGATTATTAAGGAAGATCACCTTCGGGTCTGCTCCGATCTCGCAAGTTGCGGCCCCGCATTCTTCGCATATCTCCTGAAATCTTTCTCCGAAGCTGCAGCGCATCTGGGCGAAATTCCCCAAGAAACGGGGGATCATCTGGTGAGCCAAATGATTTACGGATTGGGCAAATTGTTGGTCGAGGAAAAAATGGGGCTGGAGCAAATCATAAACCGTGTGGCCGTACCCGGAGGAATTACGGAAGTGGGGCTGCAGGTCTTGAAGTCCGAGACGGAGGCTCTGTTTGGCAAAGTGCTGCTGGCTACCAAAGAGAAACAAGCCCATCACGGGTAA
- the thiD gene encoding bifunctional hydroxymethylpyrimidine kinase/phosphomethylpyrimidine kinase — MTIARALTIAGSDSGGGAGIQADLKTFTVLGVYGMSALTAITSQNTLGVHGIYNLPLEAIEKQIDAVVTDIGVDAAKTGMLSQVPIIELVAAKIRQHTIPNLVVDPVMVAKGGARLLEDSAQQALITKLIPLAKVVTPNLPEAEVLTGREIRSVEDMKDAAKRILDYGAQTVVVKGGHLAGDAIDIVYDGQMFEELRSARIETRHTHGTGCTFSAAITAELAKGKNVMDAVKVAKEFITCAISDSLELGGGHGPTNHWAYGRRNQA, encoded by the coding sequence ATGACAATCGCGAGAGCATTGACAATCGCCGGATCGGACAGCGGCGGCGGGGCAGGGATACAGGCCGATCTCAAGACCTTCACCGTCCTGGGTGTGTACGGAATGTCCGCGCTGACTGCGATCACGTCGCAAAATACCCTTGGTGTGCATGGAATCTACAATCTTCCGCTGGAAGCAATTGAGAAGCAGATCGACGCGGTGGTGACCGACATCGGAGTGGACGCGGCAAAGACGGGAATGTTGTCACAGGTGCCCATCATTGAACTGGTGGCTGCAAAAATCAGGCAACACACCATCCCCAACCTGGTGGTGGATCCGGTCATGGTGGCGAAAGGCGGGGCCCGCCTGTTGGAAGATTCGGCCCAGCAAGCACTGATCACAAAGTTGATTCCGCTGGCGAAGGTCGTGACCCCTAATCTGCCGGAAGCGGAAGTGCTGACCGGACGAGAAATTCGCAGCGTAGAAGACATGAAGGACGCTGCCAAGAGGATTCTGGATTATGGCGCTCAGACTGTAGTGGTGAAGGGCGGACATCTGGCAGGAGATGCGATCGATATTGTCTATGACGGACAAATGTTTGAAGAACTGCGTTCCGCGCGCATTGAGACACGACATACCCACGGTACCGGCTGCACATTCTCGGCAGCAATAACAGCCGAACTTGCAAAAGGGAAGAACGTTATGGACGCGGTGAAGGTGGCAAAAGAATTCATCACATGTGCCATTTCCGACTCGCTGGAATTGGGCGGCGGACACGGTCCCACCAACCATTGGGCATACGGCAGGCGGAACCAGGCATAG
- a CDS encoding peroxiredoxin — protein sequence MPLVGQKAPDFKMKTTKNLEKLDHTVSLADYAGKWLVLFFYPLDFTFVCPTEITAISDRAQEFFDLDCEILGVSIDSVYTHRAWINTPRDKNGLSELAYPLASDITKEVSRAYDVLIEEEGIALRGLFIIDPEGVIKYQVVHDNNIGRSVDETLRVLEALQAGGLCPANWKPGQKTL from the coding sequence ATGCCGTTAGTTGGTCAAAAAGCACCTGATTTCAAAATGAAAACCACCAAGAACCTGGAGAAACTCGATCACACCGTCAGCTTGGCGGATTATGCCGGCAAATGGCTGGTTCTCTTCTTCTATCCGCTTGATTTCACCTTCGTCTGCCCCACCGAAATTACCGCCATCAGCGACCGGGCACAGGAATTCTTCGATCTCGACTGCGAAATTCTCGGGGTCTCCATTGACAGTGTCTACACTCACCGCGCGTGGATTAACACTCCCCGTGACAAGAACGGATTGAGCGAACTTGCCTATCCCCTTGCTTCCGACATTACCAAAGAAGTGTCCCGTGCTTATGACGTGTTGATTGAGGAGGAAGGAATCGCCCTCCGCGGGTTGTTCATCATCGATCCGGAAGGCGTCATCAAATACCAGGTTGTCCATGACAACAACATCGGCCGCAGCGTGGACGAAACCCTGCGTGTTCTGGAAGCGCTGCAGGCGGGCGGACTCTGCCCCGCCAACTGGAAGCCCGGCCAGAAGACCCTTTAA
- a CDS encoding ATP-binding protein produces the protein MQSNGVDDYTRKSDHTISRLASIGQISAGIAHEVRNPLTAVKGFIQLLQPENPHPYLDVASSELDRAISTLQNLLQVSKPDLDDEPYIPIHLCSEFEALLYLFQDKVYRVQIVRNFRDADQIIYGKRNQIKKAFFNLLKNAFEAIPHTGEVRIEHRRTEDQIHVTIQDTGTGIPEEKLELLGTPFFTTKDEGTGMGLAQVYSALYQHGATIEVWSRVGEGTTFLIKFSLESMKEIKLADLELQDAEGFSLEQFFRVNHNRFDQMLLVDVAQFLDYVKKIKYLSPENFLDIVHRLLFATLTQQREDAWSLAAERGANAAKHGVPLALVIDFFLAYRKLVWDFLYTYFRHRRLGKEEFFRLEKEINHFTDLFIQQYLVQYVDAQNKLMREQREMLEELAVTLIPLTSSVAVLPLAGTVDTYRAKKIQERVFKKIKDFNLKIVVVDVSGVAYIDKAAVGHVFRIAEGIAILGCKAIVTGIRPEIANIMVDMGISISGQVEIQSTLQKAIEEYGLHKTKA, from the coding sequence TTGCAATCAAATGGAGTCGACGATTATACGCGGAAATCCGATCATACCATCAGCCGTCTGGCTTCGATCGGGCAGATTTCCGCAGGGATTGCACACGAAGTTCGGAACCCCTTGACCGCTGTAAAAGGATTCATTCAACTGTTGCAGCCGGAGAACCCCCATCCATATCTCGACGTCGCATCCTCCGAGTTGGACCGGGCGATTTCGACGCTGCAGAATCTGCTGCAGGTTTCCAAACCGGACCTGGATGACGAACCCTACATCCCAATTCATTTGTGTTCCGAATTTGAGGCGCTGCTGTATCTTTTTCAGGACAAGGTTTATCGCGTACAAATTGTCAGAAACTTCCGGGATGCGGACCAAATTATATACGGCAAACGGAATCAAATTAAGAAGGCGTTTTTTAACCTGCTAAAAAACGCGTTTGAAGCCATCCCGCACACCGGCGAGGTCCGGATTGAACACCGCAGGACGGAAGACCAGATTCATGTAACGATTCAGGATACAGGAACCGGGATACCGGAAGAAAAACTGGAGTTGCTGGGAACCCCCTTTTTTACAACAAAAGACGAAGGTACCGGCATGGGACTTGCCCAAGTCTATTCCGCCCTGTACCAGCATGGCGCAACCATTGAAGTCTGGAGTCGCGTTGGGGAAGGCACCACATTTTTAATCAAATTTTCTTTGGAATCCATGAAGGAAATCAAACTTGCGGATTTGGAACTTCAGGATGCGGAAGGCTTTAGCCTTGAGCAGTTTTTCCGCGTGAATCACAACCGGTTTGACCAAATGTTGTTGGTCGATGTTGCTCAATTTCTTGATTACGTCAAGAAAATCAAGTATTTGTCACCGGAGAATTTCCTGGACATCGTTCACCGGTTGCTGTTCGCAACATTAACACAGCAGCGGGAGGACGCCTGGTCACTGGCTGCGGAGAGAGGGGCAAATGCCGCAAAGCATGGTGTTCCGCTCGCGCTGGTCATTGATTTTTTCCTGGCCTACAGGAAACTGGTATGGGATTTTCTCTATACTTACTTTCGTCACCGCAGACTCGGCAAGGAGGAGTTTTTCCGGCTGGAGAAGGAAATCAACCACTTTACTGATCTTTTTATACAGCAGTATTTGGTGCAGTATGTAGATGCCCAGAACAAATTGATGCGGGAACAGCGGGAGATGCTGGAGGAGTTGGCCGTGACGTTGATTCCTTTAACATCTTCCGTGGCGGTGCTTCCCCTGGCAGGTACGGTGGATACCTACCGGGCGAAGAAAATTCAGGAGCGGGTCTTCAAGAAAATCAAAGACTTCAATCTGAAGATAGTCGTGGTCGATGTGTCGGGAGTAGCTTATATCGATAAGGCGGCTGTCGGACATGTCTTTCGGATCGCGGAAGGGATTGCGATTCTTGGATGCAAAGCGATCGTAACGGGAATTCGCCCTGAAATCGCCAACATTATGGTCGACATGGGGATTTCCATTTCCGGTCAGGTCGAGATCCAGAGTACGTTGCAAAAGGCGATTGAGGAATATGGATTGCACAAAACGAAAGCTTGA
- a CDS encoding STAS domain-containing protein has protein sequence MIIDLSGVAYMDTAVVGHLFRIVEGIALLGCKAVLTGIRAEIANTMIEMGITITEKVTTKGTLQQALEDYGL, from the coding sequence GTGATCATCGACTTGTCCGGTGTTGCGTATATGGACACTGCGGTTGTCGGGCATTTGTTCCGGATTGTGGAAGGAATCGCCCTGTTGGGATGCAAGGCGGTACTTACAGGAATTCGGGCGGAAATTGCAAATACGATGATCGAGATGGGCATCACCATCACTGAGAAGGTCACCACGAAAGGAACCCTGCAGCAGGCACTGGAGGATTACGGTTTGTAA